Within Syntrophorhabdaceae bacterium, the genomic segment TGACATTATAGCGAAGAGCGTAAGAGCTGAGGGCAGAGAATGAGGGGAACAGATGCTGGTCGCTCGTCGCTTGATACTGGTTCAAACCAGTGACAAGCGACGAGTAACGAGGGACAAGGTTTTCACCACGCCCTATTCACTATCAACGAAACGACCAGATAGACCAGACAGACTAAATACAGACAGACTAAATAGACCAGACAGACCATATTTGTTGCTGTTGGCTGTGTGATGACCGCTGACGGCTATCTTCATTCATAATCATCAAAATAGTCTTGACAAATTAAAACACTTGTTTTAAACAATAGAATAAAACTAATGTTTTAAACAGGCGTTTGATACAATGGAAAAGACGAACGGGACCCACGAGACACCTGCGGATACAAGGAAAAGGATCCTTGAAACTGCCGGCGAGGTATTTGCAACATCCGGATACAGGAACACGACGATACGTGAGATATGCAGGTCTGCAGGGGTAAATGTCGCCGCTGTAAATTACCACTTCAGGAACAAGGAGGGTCTCTATCTGGCACTTCTGCAATACCGGCAGGAGGTCGCATTCCGGAAGTACCCGCTTGATTTCGGCACCGCCTCCACTGACCCGCCAGAAGAACGGCTCAGGGCATTCATCAGGTCTTTCGTTACGCGCATCCTTGGCGAAGGGGAGGTTTCGCGGTTTGGAAGGCTCATGGCAAGGGAATATATCGAGCCCACAAACGCCCTGGACATGGTCGTTGAAGAGACGATCCGTCCGCTCTTTACACGTCTGTCCTCGATCGTGAGGCAACTCCTTGGACGGAAGCCGAAGGAAGAAACGGTACGTCTCTGTTCGGCGAGTATTGTGGGCCAGTGCCTGTATTTTCTTTACGCTGCTCCTGTCATCAAGAGACTTTTCCAGCAACAGGAATTCGGTCCAAAGGAGATAGAGGCAATAGCAGACCACATTGCCGGATTTTCATTACATGCCATAGGGTCTTTTGCCGATGGGAAGGGAGGTGAAAAAAGATGAGTCAAACCTGTTTCAGGACTTTGAGAAAAAAACGGATGGGATACGCATGTGGCATCACAGGCCTCACCCTTATCCTCTACCTTTCCCTGTTTCAAGGTTTTTCTCTTGCGAAGGAACTTGTCCTTAACACATATACCCTTGACTCGATTATCCACTATGCCCTTCAGAACAACCCGAGGATCAGAATATCCGGGAAGGATATCGAAACTGAGTTGTACGGCATTGATGCGGCGAGGTCCGAAAGGATGCCAAAGCTTGATTTCGGAAGCGGTGCCGTCAGATACCGTTACCCTTCGCCGCTTACTCCAATCTCCGGGCCTCTGGGTCCCGGAGCAGATTTCCCTGACTTTGAGAGAAACGTTTATGATACGGGTTTATTCGTCCGGCTGCCTTTATTCAAAGGCGGACGTCTCTACAGGGGGGTGCGGATCGCGGAGATGAAAAAGGCCGTGGCAGAGGACACGTATACGGTGAACAAACAGGAGCTTGTCTATAACCTCTCAAGTGTTTATTATAAGATCGCTCAGCTTGAGAAACTTTTGACTGCCAATGAGGCATCGGTAAGACAGCTTGAGACTCATAGGAAAAATGTAGAGCTTTTTTTGAAGGCAGGCACTGTCCCTCCGCTTGACCTTTTAAAGACAGAGGTTGAGCTCTCTCATGCAAAAGAGAACAGGCTCCTCGTAAAAAACAGTCTTGATAGCGCCTATGAGCTGCTTAAAACACTCATGGGCATCGACGATACGGAGAGAAAGATCTCCATCGTCCACATGGCGCCTTCCCCTGATACCCTGCCTGACGTTGAAGGCAGTATCGGCAAAGCCCTTTGCCAGAGGCCGGACTATAAAGCCGTTGAAAAGAAAAAGATGATCAGCGAGGAGCGGATCAAGGTTGCCCAGGGAAAGAGATTTCCCGATATATATGCGGCAGGGGAATATACCGGCAGGGCAGGAGATAGCCTTGCCTTCAAGGAGAACTGGAATGTCGGGGTCAGATTGGTAGTCCCCGTTTTTGACGGAGGCCTTATACGATCAGAGGTAGACAAAGAGAGAAATGAGCTTGAAAAGGTAAAAGAGGAGGAGCGTTTGCTGAGGCTTGTAATCGCCAGGGAGGTAAGAGACGCGCATCTGAATATTGCCAATGCAAAAGAGAGGATTGACGTCACGGAAAAGGCGATTGCAAGCGCACGGGAGAATCTAAGGGTGGAGCTCCTGAAATATGACACAGGGGCCGGTACCAGTACGGATGTCATTGATGCCAGGACCGCACTTTTAAGGGCAGAGACAGAGTATTACCAGGCGCTTTACGATAAAGAGGCGGCCGTTGCATATTTGAAGAAGGCGATAGGAGAGGATAATTATTAGCTCATGGCCCATAGACCGGTAAGCACCGAGGAGTATATAACAGGCGACAACAGTTTATCATATGATGTCAGCCATGTCCCTGCTGCCGGCTGTGGGCAAGACCGCGGGGGTAAGCGATGAAACGAAAAAAGATTATCGTGATCGGGGCTGTGATCGTCATAGCCGCAGCAGTTTTCCTGATATATAAATTCGGCAACAGGGGCGAGGAAGGGGTGATGCTGCTTTCAGGTAATGTGGAGGTGACTGAAACGAATGTGGGATTCAAGATCGCGGGAAGGGTCGTTGAACTTCCCGTAGATGAAGGATACAGGGTCAAAGAGGGTAATATCCTTGCCAGGCTTGATAATGCTGAGCTTGCCGGTGTTGTCTCACAGAACAGGGCGGCGCTGAAGGAAGCTGCTGCGCGTCTATCTGAATTGCAGGCAGGATCGAGGTTCCAGGAGATAGGGCAGGCGAAGGCGAATGTAAGCTCCCAGGAGGCTGAGCTGATCAAGGCAAAGAAGGACTATGAAAGGGCGGAGATGCTCTATAAGAATGGCGCCATATCTGCTTCCCAGTTCGATACGGCAAAAAGCGCCTACGACAACCGGGCCGCGCTTCACAAAAATGCACTGGAAACATTGAGCCTTGTCAAAGAGGGACCGAGAAAGGAAGAGATAAAGATGGCTGAGCATCGCGTGGAACAGGCCAGGGCCGCGCTGAACACATCCGGGGAACGCTTTAAGGATACGGTCATATATGCCCCTGTATCGGGTGTAATCCTGCGAAAAAATGTCGAGCTCGGCGAGACCGTGGCGCAGGGGACTCCCGTGGTTACGATAGGTGATCTCGCAAGTCCCTGGATAAAGGTCTATGTCAGGGAAGACAGGCTTGGCCTCGTGAAACTCGGACAGAAGGCGAAGATAACGGTCGATACCTACAAAGACAGGTTTTATGAAGGTGTTGTTACTTATATTTCCTCCGAGGCGGAGTTTACCCCCAAGAGTGTCCAGACTCAGGAGGAGAGGGTGAAATTGGTTTTCGGCGTCAAGATCCGCGTGAAAAACGAGCATGACGAACTGAAACCGGGTATGCCGGCAGACGTGAGGATCTATCTTGAGTAGTTCCCGGTTTCCCGCGATGAGCGGGACCGGCGGCTCATAACGAAGATGAACGAAAACATTGCCGTAAAGACAAACAATCTTACAAAGGTGTTTGACAAAAATACTGCCGTGGAGAACCTCAATATCGAGGTCCGGAAAGGCGAACTCTTCGGCCTCGTGGGACCTGACGGCGCCGGCAAGACAACTGTCATGAGGCTTCTTGCCGCAATAATGCAGCCGACCTCAGGAGAGGCGTGGGTTGCCGGACATTCCATCATACATGAAGGAGAAAAGATCAAGGAAAGGATCGGTTATATGCCCCAGAGGTTTGGTCTTTATGAGGACCTCACCGTTATTGAAAATATTCATTTCTATGCCGATCTGTACGGATTGTCCCGGAAGGAGAGGCCGCCGCGGATTGAAAGGCTCCTTGGCTTCAGCAACCTCACCGCGTTCAGGGACAGGCTTGCAGGTAATCTTTCAGGCGGCATGAAACAGAAACTCGGGCTTGCCTGCGCCCTCGTTCATACACCGGAGGTGCTTTTTCTTGACGAACCGACATGCGGTGTCGATCCTGTATCAAGAAGGGATTTCTGGAGGATACTCTACGACCTCCTGAAGGAAGAGATAACCGTTTTTGTATCTACTGCCTACCTCGACGAGGCGGAACGCTGTACAAGGATAGGGCTTATTCACAAAGGCGCCATTTTGATGGCCGATGAGCCGGCAAGGATCAAGGATACTATGGGTATGCCCATGATCGAGGTCTTATCACCGGACGCGAGAGGGCTCAAATCGATCATTGCCAATATGGCCGGGGTCCGGAGCGTCAACATGTATGGCGATAGACTGCATATTGCTGTTGAAAAAAGAGATATTATTGACACTGTTTTGGAAGAGTTCCGCAAGAGGGATCTTGAAATACAGGGTCAGAGGGAGATTACCCCTTCCCTCGAGGATGTATTTATCTTCATGGTCGGGAACAGTTCATAACATATGATTGACGGTTTATGGCAAAAAGGAAAGAAGGCAGGGGATAGGCGTGAACAAAGAAGATATTACCGTTGAGGTAAAAGGTCTGCGACGGACCTTCGGAGATTTTATCGCCGTGGATAATATAGACCTGAGCGTGAAGAAGGGTGAGATATTCGGTTTTCTCGGGCCCAACGGTGCAGGCAAGTCGACGACGATCCGGATGCTCTGCGGACTTTTGATGCCCACAGGCGGAAGAGGTACGGTAGGCGGATATGATATCATCGGGGAATCAGAAGAGATAAAAAAGATCATAGGATATATGTCACAGAGATTCTCTCTTTATGACGACCTCACCGTGGAAGAAAACATTAACTTTTTCAGCGGTGTTTATAATGTGCCGAAGGATAAGAGGGCCGGTCGAAAAGAATGGGTCATTGAGATGGCGGGACTCAGGAACAGGAATGATGCCGTCACGAAAACGCTGGCGGGAGGCTTCAAGCAGAGACTTGCACTGGGTTGCGCAATCCTTCATGAACCGCCCATTATCTTTCTCGATGAACCAACATCGGGGGTAGATCCCATATCGAGGCGTAATTTCTGGGACCTTATTAACGGGATGTCGGGGGCCGGCACAACTGTTTTTGTTACCACCCATTATATGGATGAAGCGGATTATTGCGACAGGCTTGCACTTATCTATCGCGGCAGGATTGTTGCCGAGGGAACACCGGTTGAGCTGCGACAGAAATACATGCAGCGGAGCGTGCTGGAGATAGAGGTTGACCGGACCGTCGAGGCATTGGAGATACTGCTGGGAAGCGACATTGACGCGGCAATCTTTGGAAGTACGATCCACACTACCGTTGAAGATGCCATAGGGGATATTCCGCGTATCAAAAAGGTATTGGAAGAAAAACATATAGGTGTCGGCAGGGTTGAAGAGATCGTGCCGTCGCTTGAAGATGTATTTGTTGCACTGATAGAGACCTCCTGAATACTGGCAACCTGTATTATCGGGTAACCTGTATTACATGAGAGGATATGGCCGGCATAAAGGAGTTGGTGTGAGGTTATTAAGGATCAAGGCGATAATCAAGAAGGAGTTTATCCAGATAGGCCGTGACCCCTTCAGCCTTGGAATGGCGTTTTTAATGCCTGTTATTCTTCTTTTTATTTACGGTTATGCCATAACCTTTGATGTCGATAAGATTAACACGGTCGTCTACGACATGGATAAAAGCCCTCTCAGCAGGGAACTCATTGCGGAGTTCAGAGAGTCGGGCTATTTCAGCGTCATTTCTTATCTCGACAGGTACAACGAGATCGATCCCTATCTCGATGCCGGAAAGGCAAAGGTTGCCATAGTGATCCCTTACAATTTTTCAAAAAACACGCGGACAGGCAGGGGCGCGCAGGTCGAGGTGATCCTCGACGGCGGTGATTCGAATACGGCAAACATCGCCCAGGGATACGTTGCCGCAATATCTGCACAGTATACACGGAGAACAGGAATAAGCACAGCAAGGCCTCTCATAGATTCAAGAAGCCGCGTCTGGTATAACACGGAACTGAAATCGAGGAATTTCATTATCCCCGGGCTGATAGCGGTGATCATGTCTGTGATCATCGCGCTCCTTACCTCGCTAACCATTGCGCGGGAATGGGACAGGGGAACCATGGAACAGCTCATATCAACGCCCTTGAAGACGCCGGAGCTGATTATCGGAAAACTGATCCCTTATTTCCTGATAGGGCTCATCGATACCGTTCTGACGATCCTGATGAGCACCCTTTTGTTCGGAGTCCCCCTGAGGGGGAGCCCCTTTCTGCTGATCACGCTTTCGAGTATCTTTTTGATCGGAGGCTTGAGCTTCGGGATACTTATTTCAATAGCGGGAAGAACACAGACCGCGGCAAGCCAGATGGCCATGGTCAGCTCCTTCCTCCCTTCATTTCTGTTGTCAGGGTTTATCTTTTCTATATCCAACATGCCGAAGCCGCTCCAGGCCGTCACGTATGTTGTCCCCGCACGTTACTTTGTGACGATCCTCAAGGGGATATTCTTAAAAGGCATAGGGTTGAGACTGCTCGTTATGGAAACATCCCTCCTTGTGATCTATGCCGGCCTTATCTTTCTTATCGCAAACAAGAAATTCAGGAAAAGGATTGAATGACCATGTTTGAGCGCATTCGCAATCTTGTTGTTAAAGAATTTTTACAGACATTCAGGGACAGGAGGATGATATTCTTTATCTTCGTCACCCCCATGATCCAGCTCGTTATGTTCGGATATGTAGCTACAACCGACGTTAACAACGTTCCAACGGCGTTGTATGATCTCGACAGGTCTTCCGAAAGCAGGGAGCTTTCGAGAAGGCTTATGTCATCGGGATATTTTACCATTGAGTATGCGCCCGGATCGCCGGATGAAGTCCGGGACCTTCTTGACAGGGGGAAGGCGCTCTGCGCAATACAGGTCAACAGGGGGTTCGGGAAAGACCTGAGAAAAGGTATTCAGACAGAGATTCAGGTGATCGTTGACGGCACCGATTCGAATACGGCGATGATCGCCATGAATTATATAAACACGGTGATCGCGGGATACTCGAAGGATATGACGTCTGTGCCGGTAAAGGTGAAGGTTGCCGGGATCGATTTTCGCCCGCGGGTGTGGTATAACCCTGACCTGAAGAGCAGAAATTACAATATTCCCGGAGTGATAGCCCTCATTGTCATGCTCACGTGCCTCATGCTCACATCAATGGCAATAGTAAGGGAAAGAGAGGTAGGTACCATGGAACAGCTCATGGTAACACCCATACGGCCTATCGAACTTATGCTCGGGAAGACAATCCCCTTTGCCGCCATTGGTTTTGTCGATATGCTCCTTGTTACAATAGTCGGTGTATTCTGGTTTGATATACCTGTCAAGGGGGCGATACTGTTCCTCTTCCTGTGCACAGGCGTATACCTCCTCTCCGTCCTGGGTATAGGACTTTTTATATCGACCATATCGAAGACACAGCAACAGGCGATGATGGCAACGTTCTTTTTCTTCCAGCCGGCCATACTCCTCTCCGGGTTTGCAACCCCCATAGAGAATATGCCGGCCATATTCCAGTACATAACCTATCTGAACCCCCTCAGGTATTTCCTCGTGATCGTCCGGGGCATATTTTTGAAAGGCGCCGGCTTCAATGTGTTGTGGACGCAGATCCTCGCCCTTCTCCTGCTTGGCCTGACGATACTCACGCTCAGCGCAGCGCGATTCAAAAAGCGGCTGGGATAACAATATAAACCCGTAAGAAAGGCAGCGGAGAGCTGAGAGCTAAAGAAGCCGTCAGTGTCGAACATCGATAATCATCATCGAGTATCGGGTTCGCTATGAACCATGAGCTGCCTTTCTCGCCGAACGCATCATGCCGAACGGTCTTCTTTACAATACCGATATACGAGATACGATATACGAAATACGGTCTGTTACGTTTCGTCATCCGTCTTGCCCGCAGGGTTCTATTGTGATAATCTAAAGGACCGGTTGATTGTCTCCGGGACAGCGCGGGAAACAGGGAGGAGAAACATGACATCAGGTATTACGCTCAAGAAGGGCAAACCATCGAAGATATTTTATGAAAACCTCCGTAACTATTACGAAACCGTCGAAAGGGGTTCCGATTATGCAACTTTTAAATGGGGGCAATGGCTGAAAAACCCTGATATCGTTGCCTATACGGCAACGGTGGATCACAAAGCGGCCGGCTGGATCATCTATAATACCGGAACAAGCACCATCGAAGAGATACTGGCAACAGAGAAATGGAAAGGAAAGGAGATTGAGCCAAAGATGGTGGATGCCCTCATTGTGAGAGAGAATCTCATCGCGGCGGAGGTCTTGAAAACAGATGCCGGGAAATACCGCTGGATGGTTGAATACGGATTCCGGCCTATCCGGACGAGAAATATTGATGGATTATTATTGAGAAAGCTGGAGCTAAGCACCTCGGTCCTCTTCAGGAGATTGGCCGGAGTCAAGCCCTGCAGGCCTTACATGAAAAAAGAACGGGTGGCGATTGAAAAGATTCCCGAGACGCGGTCGGAAAGAGAGATTAAAAGAGGCCTGAAGAACCTCATAGATAATCTCGGTGGTCTGGGCAAGTTCGTTAAGAAGGGGCAGTCTGTGGTTATCAAGCCTAACCTCGTCAGCGACCACGGGATGCAAGATGGTGTCTGCAAGGGCGGTATTGTAACGGATGTGAGGCTTGTCAGGACCCTCATCGAACTCCTTCTTCCCGTAGCCGGAAAGATTATCATAGCCGAAGGCTCATCGATCAACAGGAGCGCGACGGGGAAGATGTTTACCCTTTATGGATATGACCGTTTGGTTGAGATGGATCCGGAAAAGATTAGTCTCGTGGACCTGAATACCGACGAGCTGGTAGAAAAGGCCGTACCGGGAGAAAAGAGGATGTCCTCGCGGAAGATCCCCCTGACAATAGAAAATGCCGATGTAATCATTAACGTCCCTGTATTGAAGATGCATTTTGCCGCAACTGTATCCCTGAGTGTCAAGAGCCTCCAGGGCGCTGTTCCTCCCCTTGAAAAATATATGAGCCATTTTTTCGGCCTCTGGCAGAGTCTTGTCAATATCCATCACCTTGTGAAACCGGACCTCATCATTATCGACGGCCTTACAGGACAGGAAGGTTTTGGACCCGTATCGGGTACTCCAAAGAAAATGGATCTTTTAATCGGCGGCACAAACCCCGTGGCTGTTGACGCAGTTGCCATGAGGGTAATGGGCCTTGATCCAGTCATGTCCCCACCGGTATGGATGGCATATATGCAGGGATTGGGTTCCGTTGACCCCGATCGGATTGCCGTTATCGGTCCTTCAATTGATGAGGTAGCGAGTCCTTTCAAACTGCCTGAGATCAATATAGGGGGCGGAAGAGATATCAGCGTTCACGCGGGCAATGCCTGCTCGGGCTGCCGGGGCTATCTCCATTTTGTCCTCAACAAACTGCGTAGAGGCGACCCCCGGGATGCAAGCAGGTTTCTCATCGACAGACCCTTCGATAAAAAGGTACATATCTACCTTGGCCCCGATACAGAAGAAAAGATCGATCCAGGCGCGAGAAACATCTTCATGGGCATCTGCCAGCAGCATAACGCTGAGATGGGCGTACATCTTCCGGGCTGTCCCCCTCACGCAGAGGTGATCATGAACGGGATATTCAGCCTTTTCCCGGACGTGGAACGCCCGAAATATGCGGACGAGACAGAAGAGGCAAAACTGGGAAAGATGCTGGAGGAAGTCCTGGCGAAACACAGCTCGTAGCAAACCGTATATCGTAATTCGTATATCGTATATAGAAATTCTGAGCAAAATCTTATGAAAACTGTCAGCTTTCTCTTGTCATCGCGGGGAGCGGAGCGATGTGGCGATCTCATGTATGGGATTGCCACGCCCTGCGGGCTCGCAATGACGCGATGTTTAAAGCCTCGATGTACGAACTACTATATACGATATACTATATACGATTTGCCATGAACCTATCCGGTTAGTATTTCCTTGAATGCTGCCTGTGGCTGAGCCAGTTGTCGGCGTATACCTTGGCGAGCTCGCCGGATTTAATGATCAGGATGTTTTCCGCGTTCTTGCTCTCCGCGGGATAGGTGTAATTGAAAGAGCCGGTAATGACCGTCTCGCGATCGATGATCATGATCTTGTTGTGTGAATTTGTGTGTTTATCGTCGATGTAGACAGATACGCCGCCCTTCGAAAGGGTTTTTGCTGTTTTATATTGCCGGTTTTTCTGTTCACCCTTGTCAAGGATGACCCCGACATCTACCCCTCGTTTCTGTGCTTTCACGAGGGCGTTTCTCAATGGCGCCGAGGTGAACGAAAACATCTGAACAAGGATCTCCCGTGTCGCTGTTTCCGTCTCTTTTATAATCTTATTCGTGCATTTCCCTCCAGGGCTGAAACAGACTATCGTGGGGGTATTGTTTAGTGTCAGGTCAGTTCCCCGGGATGGGTACGGATATGCTACGCAGATAGTAATCGCAAACAGACATATAACGAGGATCTTTTTCATCGTTGTTCTCCTGACAATGGATTTTGTTTATTGTAAATCACGGAATAATAGCGGTCAACATTAATCAGATAACAATACACCCGTAAGGCGTGAGGCGTCAGGCGGAAGGGGAAGAACCGAAGGACGAGGGACGAAACAGAGGGTGGAAAACTCAGGAACGAGGTTCTTGTTATATCGTCATCGCGAGGAGCGAAGCGACGTGGCGATCTCATCCATTGAGATTGCCACGCCCTGCGAGCTCGCAATGACAACGTACTGCGCTTCGCTCGCAATGACCTATTACCTATCACCTTCCACGGGGTTTATCCAATTACGAATTACGATTTACGAATTACGGGTTTTCTCAACCTCTCACCTTCTCATCCTCTCATCTTCTGCGTTTTACGCTGCCGGTTTTTGTCTCTTAACGATAGTACCTCCTGGGCTTACAATGACGGTCTCGACGGGGATATTCTTTTTTGCCAGGGCCATTGCCTGTTGTACTATGAGCGGCATCTTTGAACAACAGGGGACCTCCATGATCAGGATGGTGATGCTCCGGATACCCGCTGTTCTGAAGATATCGGCAAATTTATTGATGTATTCTTCTGTATCGTCGAACTTTGGAC encodes:
- a CDS encoding CerR family C-terminal domain-containing protein; the protein is MEKTNGTHETPADTRKRILETAGEVFATSGYRNTTIREICRSAGVNVAAVNYHFRNKEGLYLALLQYRQEVAFRKYPLDFGTASTDPPEERLRAFIRSFVTRILGEGEVSRFGRLMAREYIEPTNALDMVVEETIRPLFTRLSSIVRQLLGRKPKEETVRLCSASIVGQCLYFLYAAPVIKRLFQQQEFGPKEIEAIADHIAGFSLHAIGSFADGKGGEKR
- a CDS encoding TolC family protein, translating into MSQTCFRTLRKKRMGYACGITGLTLILYLSLFQGFSLAKELVLNTYTLDSIIHYALQNNPRIRISGKDIETELYGIDAARSERMPKLDFGSGAVRYRYPSPLTPISGPLGPGADFPDFERNVYDTGLFVRLPLFKGGRLYRGVRIAEMKKAVAEDTYTVNKQELVYNLSSVYYKIAQLEKLLTANEASVRQLETHRKNVELFLKAGTVPPLDLLKTEVELSHAKENRLLVKNSLDSAYELLKTLMGIDDTERKISIVHMAPSPDTLPDVEGSIGKALCQRPDYKAVEKKKMISEERIKVAQGKRFPDIYAAGEYTGRAGDSLAFKENWNVGVRLVVPVFDGGLIRSEVDKERNELEKVKEEERLLRLVIAREVRDAHLNIANAKERIDVTEKAIASARENLRVELLKYDTGAGTSTDVIDARTALLRAETEYYQALYDKEAAVAYLKKAIGEDNY
- a CDS encoding efflux RND transporter periplasmic adaptor subunit, which produces MKRKKIIVIGAVIVIAAAVFLIYKFGNRGEEGVMLLSGNVEVTETNVGFKIAGRVVELPVDEGYRVKEGNILARLDNAELAGVVSQNRAALKEAAARLSELQAGSRFQEIGQAKANVSSQEAELIKAKKDYERAEMLYKNGAISASQFDTAKSAYDNRAALHKNALETLSLVKEGPRKEEIKMAEHRVEQARAALNTSGERFKDTVIYAPVSGVILRKNVELGETVAQGTPVVTIGDLASPWIKVYVREDRLGLVKLGQKAKITVDTYKDRFYEGVVTYISSEAEFTPKSVQTQEERVKLVFGVKIRVKNEHDELKPGMPADVRIYLE
- a CDS encoding ABC transporter ATP-binding protein, encoding MNENIAVKTNNLTKVFDKNTAVENLNIEVRKGELFGLVGPDGAGKTTVMRLLAAIMQPTSGEAWVAGHSIIHEGEKIKERIGYMPQRFGLYEDLTVIENIHFYADLYGLSRKERPPRIERLLGFSNLTAFRDRLAGNLSGGMKQKLGLACALVHTPEVLFLDEPTCGVDPVSRRDFWRILYDLLKEEITVFVSTAYLDEAERCTRIGLIHKGAILMADEPARIKDTMGMPMIEVLSPDARGLKSIIANMAGVRSVNMYGDRLHIAVEKRDIIDTVLEEFRKRDLEIQGQREITPSLEDVFIFMVGNSS
- a CDS encoding ABC transporter ATP-binding protein; amino-acid sequence: MNKEDITVEVKGLRRTFGDFIAVDNIDLSVKKGEIFGFLGPNGAGKSTTIRMLCGLLMPTGGRGTVGGYDIIGESEEIKKIIGYMSQRFSLYDDLTVEENINFFSGVYNVPKDKRAGRKEWVIEMAGLRNRNDAVTKTLAGGFKQRLALGCAILHEPPIIFLDEPTSGVDPISRRNFWDLINGMSGAGTTVFVTTHYMDEADYCDRLALIYRGRIVAEGTPVELRQKYMQRSVLEIEVDRTVEALEILLGSDIDAAIFGSTIHTTVEDAIGDIPRIKKVLEEKHIGVGRVEEIVPSLEDVFVALIETS
- a CDS encoding ABC transporter permease, which produces MRLLRIKAIIKKEFIQIGRDPFSLGMAFLMPVILLFIYGYAITFDVDKINTVVYDMDKSPLSRELIAEFRESGYFSVISYLDRYNEIDPYLDAGKAKVAIVIPYNFSKNTRTGRGAQVEVILDGGDSNTANIAQGYVAAISAQYTRRTGISTARPLIDSRSRVWYNTELKSRNFIIPGLIAVIMSVIIALLTSLTIAREWDRGTMEQLISTPLKTPELIIGKLIPYFLIGLIDTVLTILMSTLLFGVPLRGSPFLLITLSSIFLIGGLSFGILISIAGRTQTAASQMAMVSSFLPSFLLSGFIFSISNMPKPLQAVTYVVPARYFVTILKGIFLKGIGLRLLVMETSLLVIYAGLIFLIANKKFRKRIE
- a CDS encoding ABC transporter permease, giving the protein MFERIRNLVVKEFLQTFRDRRMIFFIFVTPMIQLVMFGYVATTDVNNVPTALYDLDRSSESRELSRRLMSSGYFTIEYAPGSPDEVRDLLDRGKALCAIQVNRGFGKDLRKGIQTEIQVIVDGTDSNTAMIAMNYINTVIAGYSKDMTSVPVKVKVAGIDFRPRVWYNPDLKSRNYNIPGVIALIVMLTCLMLTSMAIVREREVGTMEQLMVTPIRPIELMLGKTIPFAAIGFVDMLLVTIVGVFWFDIPVKGAILFLFLCTGVYLLSVLGIGLFISTISKTQQQAMMATFFFFQPAILLSGFATPIENMPAIFQYITYLNPLRYFLVIVRGIFLKGAGFNVLWTQILALLLLGLTILTLSAARFKKRLG
- a CDS encoding DUF362 domain-containing protein, producing the protein MTSGITLKKGKPSKIFYENLRNYYETVERGSDYATFKWGQWLKNPDIVAYTATVDHKAAGWIIYNTGTSTIEEILATEKWKGKEIEPKMVDALIVRENLIAAEVLKTDAGKYRWMVEYGFRPIRTRNIDGLLLRKLELSTSVLFRRLAGVKPCRPYMKKERVAIEKIPETRSEREIKRGLKNLIDNLGGLGKFVKKGQSVVIKPNLVSDHGMQDGVCKGGIVTDVRLVRTLIELLLPVAGKIIIAEGSSINRSATGKMFTLYGYDRLVEMDPEKISLVDLNTDELVEKAVPGEKRMSSRKIPLTIENADVIINVPVLKMHFAATVSLSVKSLQGAVPPLEKYMSHFFGLWQSLVNIHHLVKPDLIIIDGLTGQEGFGPVSGTPKKMDLLIGGTNPVAVDAVAMRVMGLDPVMSPPVWMAYMQGLGSVDPDRIAVIGPSIDEVASPFKLPEINIGGGRDISVHAGNACSGCRGYLHFVLNKLRRGDPRDASRFLIDRPFDKKVHIYLGPDTEEKIDPGARNIFMGICQQHNAEMGVHLPGCPPHAEVIMNGIFSLFPDVERPKYADETEEAKLGKMLEEVLAKHSS
- a CDS encoding phospholipase D family protein; amino-acid sequence: MKKILVICLFAITICVAYPYPSRGTDLTLNNTPTIVCFSPGGKCTNKIIKETETATREILVQMFSFTSAPLRNALVKAQKRGVDVGVILDKGEQKNRQYKTAKTLSKGGVSVYIDDKHTNSHNKIMIIDRETVITGSFNYTYPAESKNAENILIIKSGELAKVYADNWLSHRQHSRKY